The following coding sequences lie in one Stenotrophomonas rhizophila genomic window:
- a CDS encoding glutaredoxin family protein, which yields MFTLFQRDDCHLCDQALAVLAQARVPGLDSVFVDDDAALEARYGLRVPVLRDARGRELDWPFDVAAVEAWIR from the coding sequence GTGTTTACCTTGTTCCAGCGTGATGACTGCCATCTGTGCGACCAGGCCCTGGCGGTCCTGGCCCAGGCCCGGGTGCCTGGGCTGGACAGTGTGTTCGTTGACGACGATGCGGCCCTGGAGGCCCGTTACGGCCTGCGCGTGCCGGTGCTGCGCGATGCGCGGGGACGGGAACTGGACTGGCCGTTTGATGTGGCGGCGGTGGAAGCCTGGATCCGGTAG
- a CDS encoding O-succinylhomoserine (thiol)-lyase, which yields MSLSTGTPPSCSRVTAAVRAGIDRDTAHGAVTPPIVLSSNFSFDGFGNKRQYDYTRSGNPTRDLLGEALAELEGGAGGVITSTGMGAINLVLNALLQPGDTLVVPHDAYGGSWRLFNALAKKGHFGLITADLTDPRSLADALAQSPTLVLVETPSNPLLRITDLRFVIDAAHKAGAKVVVDNTFLSPALQRPIAFGADLVLHSTTKYINGHSDVVGGAVIARDPAVHEQLVWWANALGLTGSPFDAFLTLRGLRTLGARLRAHQENTTEVVNLLAASDAVAKVYYPGLADHPGHAIAARQQDGFGAMLSFELASCPGDDPHAAVRAFVDGLRCFTLAESLGGVESLVAHPATMTHAAMTPEARAHAGISEGLLRLSVGIESPEDLVADLQAGLERAQAVIDLHAQAVVRKQVDA from the coding sequence ATGAGTCTGTCCACTGGCACCCCGCCGTCCTGTAGCCGCGTCACCGCCGCCGTGCGTGCCGGCATCGACCGCGATACCGCCCACGGCGCGGTGACCCCGCCGATCGTGCTGTCGTCGAACTTCAGCTTCGATGGCTTTGGCAACAAGCGCCAGTACGACTACACCCGCAGCGGCAACCCGACCCGCGACCTGCTGGGCGAAGCGTTGGCCGAGCTGGAAGGCGGCGCGGGCGGCGTGATCACCTCCACCGGCATGGGCGCGATCAACCTGGTACTCAACGCGCTGCTGCAGCCCGGTGACACGCTGGTGGTGCCGCACGATGCCTACGGCGGCAGCTGGCGCCTGTTCAACGCACTGGCGAAGAAAGGCCACTTCGGCCTGATCACCGCCGACCTCACCGACCCGCGCTCGCTGGCCGATGCGCTGGCGCAGTCGCCCACGCTGGTGCTGGTGGAAACCCCGTCCAACCCGCTGCTGCGCATCACCGACCTGCGCTTCGTCATCGATGCCGCGCACAAGGCCGGGGCCAAGGTGGTGGTGGACAACACGTTCCTGTCGCCGGCGCTGCAGCGGCCGATCGCCTTCGGCGCGGATCTGGTGCTGCATTCCACCACCAAGTACATCAACGGCCACAGCGACGTGGTCGGCGGCGCGGTGATCGCGCGCGATCCGGCCGTGCACGAGCAGCTGGTGTGGTGGGCCAACGCGCTGGGCCTGACCGGCTCCCCGTTCGACGCGTTCCTGACCCTGCGTGGCCTGCGCACGCTGGGTGCACGCCTGCGCGCGCACCAGGAAAACACCACCGAGGTGGTCAACCTGCTGGCCGCCAGCGATGCGGTGGCCAAGGTCTACTACCCGGGTCTGGCCGACCACCCCGGCCATGCCATTGCCGCCCGCCAGCAGGACGGCTTCGGCGCGATGCTGTCCTTCGAACTGGCCTCCTGCCCGGGCGATGATCCGCACGCGGCGGTGCGCGCGTTCGTGGATGGCCTGCGCTGTTTCACCCTGGCCGAATCGCTGGGCGGTGTCGAAAGCCTGGTGGCGCACCCGGCCACCATGACCCACGCGGCCATGACGCCCGAAGCGCGCGCGCATGCCGGCATCAGCGAGGGCCTGCTGCGCCTGTCGGTGGGCATCGAGTCGCCGGAAGACCTGGTGGCCGACCTGCAGGCCGGGCTGGAGCGCGCGCAGGCGGTGATCGACCTGCACGCGCAGGCCGTGGTGCGCAAACAGGTGGATGCATGA
- a CDS encoding L-serine ammonia-lyase, with protein sequence MAVSTFDVFKIGIGPSSSHTVGPMKAAERFVHRWLLDPGRLQDVVRIRADVYGSLALTGRGHGTDKAVLLGLEGQRPNLIDPDIIPETLERIRSSKRIQLMGTHEIAFDEKRDLGLNKRQKLPYHTNGMRFTAYDADEQVIATRDYYSVGGGFVVNQDDAADDRIVPDETPLPYPFKSGDELLAQTARSGLSIAQMMFENEKCWRSEDEIREQLREIWGAMQACVARGIRQEGTLPGGLHVSRRAPALYRELSSKPEAGMRDPLTTLDWVNLYALAVNEENAAGGRVVTAPTNGAAGVLPAVLHYFDRFCPGANEQRIFDFLLTSAAIGILYKENASISGAEVGCQGEVGVACSMAAGGLVAALGGNPSQIENAAEIGMEHNLGLTCDPIGGLVQIPCIERNAMGAVKAINASRMAMRGDGKHKVSLDKVIKTMRDTGRDMQDKYKETSRGGLAVNVIEC encoded by the coding sequence ATGGCTGTCAGCACGTTCGACGTTTTCAAGATCGGCATTGGCCCGAGCTCCTCGCACACCGTGGGACCGATGAAGGCCGCCGAACGCTTCGTGCACCGCTGGTTGCTGGACCCGGGCCGCCTGCAGGACGTGGTGCGCATCCGCGCCGACGTGTACGGCTCGCTGGCCCTGACCGGGCGCGGGCACGGCACCGACAAGGCGGTCCTGCTCGGGCTGGAAGGCCAGCGCCCGAACCTGATCGACCCGGACATCATCCCCGAGACCCTCGAACGCATCCGCAGCAGCAAGCGGATCCAGCTGATGGGCACCCACGAGATCGCCTTCGACGAGAAGCGCGACCTGGGCCTGAACAAGCGCCAGAAGCTGCCGTATCACACCAACGGCATGCGCTTTACCGCCTATGACGCCGACGAACAGGTCATCGCCACGCGCGATTACTACTCGGTCGGGGGCGGCTTCGTGGTCAACCAGGACGATGCCGCCGACGACCGCATCGTGCCCGATGAAACCCCGCTGCCCTACCCGTTCAAGAGCGGCGACGAACTGCTGGCGCAGACCGCGCGCAGCGGGCTGAGCATTGCCCAGATGATGTTCGAGAACGAGAAGTGCTGGCGCAGCGAAGACGAGATCCGCGAGCAGCTGCGCGAGATCTGGGGCGCGATGCAGGCCTGCGTGGCCCGTGGCATCCGCCAGGAAGGCACCCTGCCCGGCGGCCTGCACGTGTCCCGTCGCGCCCCGGCGCTGTACCGCGAGCTGTCGTCCAAGCCCGAAGCGGGCATGCGCGATCCGCTGACCACCCTGGACTGGGTGAATCTGTACGCGCTGGCGGTCAATGAAGAAAACGCCGCCGGTGGCCGCGTAGTCACCGCGCCGACCAACGGTGCGGCCGGCGTGCTGCCGGCGGTGCTGCATTACTTCGACCGTTTCTGCCCCGGCGCCAACGAACAACGCATCTTCGACTTCCTGCTGACCTCGGCGGCCATCGGCATCCTGTACAAGGAAAACGCCTCGATCTCCGGCGCCGAAGTGGGCTGCCAGGGCGAGGTGGGCGTGGCCTGCTCAATGGCGGCCGGCGGCCTGGTCGCCGCGCTCGGCGGCAACCCCAGCCAGATCGAGAACGCCGCCGAAATCGGCATGGAGCACAACCTCGGCCTGACCTGCGACCCGATCGGCGGGCTGGTGCAGATTCCCTGCATCGAGCGCAACGCGATGGGCGCGGTGAAGGCGATCAACGCCAGCCGCATGGCCATGCGCGGCGACGGCAAGCACAAGGTCTCGCTGGACAAGGTGATCAAGACCATGCGCGACACCGGCCGCGACATGCAGGACAAGTACAAGGAAACCAGCCGCGGCGGGCTGGCGGTCAACGTCATCGAGTGCTGA
- a CDS encoding DUF3304 domain-containing protein, translating into MRLKPIGLLGLLLLVSLTTAACRPGSKMSSVGVVGYNHTDTTIVQFVLDGGGGDGFIRAHRGGGNTSCCTSIPRRWHPGYEVAIEWTNDLENFKQKVIAVPEYDAKASRMAVHFLRNGDVKIFVTSLSLGHPDYPLTGPEAGLNEGEDPIRDEWRYQKKKP; encoded by the coding sequence ATGCGTCTGAAACCCATTGGACTACTGGGCCTGTTGCTCCTGGTGAGCCTGACGACAGCGGCTTGCAGACCAGGTTCCAAAATGAGCTCGGTGGGTGTGGTCGGCTATAACCATACCGATACCACGATCGTCCAGTTTGTCCTGGATGGGGGTGGAGGGGATGGTTTCATTCGCGCCCACCGGGGCGGTGGTAATACCAGTTGCTGTACGTCAATCCCACGCAGGTGGCACCCTGGCTACGAGGTCGCGATTGAGTGGACCAACGATCTGGAAAACTTCAAGCAAAAGGTTATAGCTGTTCCAGAATATGACGCGAAGGCTTCACGGATGGCAGTCCACTTTTTGCGCAACGGCGACGTGAAAATATTTGTGACATCACTTTCTCTTGGGCATCCGGATTATCCCTTAACTGGCCCGGAAGCAGGTTTGAACGAAGGTGAGGATCCCATCAGGGATGAGTGGCGATATCAGAAGAAGAAGCCATGA
- a CDS encoding homoserine dehydrogenase encodes MSAVLSLVAAPARRLALLGTGTVGTAFVQRYQSLQARGVALPAFSWLANSRTARACAQAPDHELQQANLAVRGAPALQPWAEAEGLQRGDVVVDATASDDVANWHEQWLARGVHVVTANKLGQGAQLARAQAITEGRLGGGAQYGDSATVGAGLPLLSSLRALVAGGDRIHRVEGVLSGSLAWLFHHYVGQRAFSEWVREAASAGYTEPDPRVDLSGEDVRRKLLILARASGIALRGEQVAVTSLVPAALAALPTDAALAQLSLLDAPLQAFWQQAQEQGGCLRFVGGFDHDGATVGLRILPLGHPLAGGGQTDNRVAIHSDRYPTQPLLIQGPGAGADVTAAALLDDVLAIVRR; translated from the coding sequence ATGAGCGCGGTTCTGTCCCTGGTGGCCGCGCCCGCACGCCGCCTGGCGCTGCTGGGTACCGGCACCGTGGGCACTGCGTTCGTGCAGCGCTACCAGTCACTGCAGGCGCGCGGCGTGGCCTTGCCGGCGTTCTCGTGGCTGGCCAATTCGCGTACCGCCCGTGCCTGTGCGCAGGCACCCGACCACGAACTGCAGCAGGCCAACCTGGCCGTGCGCGGCGCGCCGGCGCTGCAACCGTGGGCGGAAGCGGAAGGCCTGCAACGTGGCGATGTGGTAGTGGATGCCACGGCCAGCGACGACGTGGCCAACTGGCACGAACAATGGCTGGCGCGTGGCGTGCACGTGGTGACCGCCAACAAGCTGGGCCAGGGTGCGCAGCTGGCGCGGGCGCAGGCGATCACCGAAGGGCGGCTGGGCGGCGGTGCGCAGTACGGCGACAGCGCCACGGTCGGTGCCGGGCTGCCCCTGCTCAGCAGCCTGCGCGCGCTGGTGGCCGGCGGCGACCGCATCCACCGCGTGGAAGGCGTGCTGTCCGGTTCGTTGGCCTGGCTGTTCCATCACTACGTCGGCCAGCGCGCATTTTCAGAATGGGTGCGCGAGGCGGCCAGCGCCGGGTATACCGAGCCGGATCCGCGCGTGGACCTGTCCGGTGAGGACGTGCGCCGCAAGCTGCTGATCCTGGCGCGGGCCAGTGGCATCGCACTGCGCGGTGAGCAGGTGGCGGTGACCTCGCTGGTCCCGGCCGCGCTCGCCGCGCTGCCGACTGACGCCGCGTTGGCACAGTTGTCGTTGCTGGATGCACCGCTGCAGGCGTTCTGGCAGCAGGCGCAGGAGCAGGGCGGCTGCCTGCGGTTCGTGGGCGGCTTCGACCATGACGGTGCAACGGTGGGCCTGCGCATCCTGCCGCTGGGCCACCCGCTGGCCGGTGGCGGCCAGACCGACAACCGCGTGGCCATCCACAGCGATCGCTATCCCACCCAGCCGCTGCTGATCCAGGGGCCGGGTGCAGGCGCGGACGTCACTGCGGCGGCGTTGCTGGATGACGTACTGGCGATCGTGCGGCGGTAA
- a CDS encoding DUF3304 domain-containing protein, protein MNASDLHTLGGAPNPDRDSGSAHPERRVLLLVALACTLLGACKQPDDHDNDPSSRVGGSLTSMDYEPTDTFVRPVYVNGRGGDSAGAGGSTVLSAISLPQRWHPGLTVHVKWRRCARGTYYIPGIPQDEGCRWIEKDVPVHPYTHVGHTWLHIFADDHVLVVPAMLAPNHPEYPGAGFPHKNFNEEIGIGRDE, encoded by the coding sequence ATGAACGCATCTGATCTGCACACCCTTGGCGGGGCACCCAACCCTGATCGCGACAGTGGGTCAGCGCATCCGGAGCGTCGCGTCCTGCTGTTGGTCGCATTGGCATGCACTCTCCTCGGTGCCTGCAAACAGCCGGATGACCATGACAACGATCCATCCAGCCGCGTTGGTGGCAGCCTGACCTCGATGGACTATGAGCCTACCGATACCTTCGTGCGCCCGGTCTATGTCAATGGGCGTGGCGGCGACAGCGCCGGGGCTGGCGGCAGCACCGTGCTCAGCGCGATAAGTCTGCCGCAACGCTGGCACCCAGGGTTGACCGTGCATGTCAAATGGCGGCGCTGTGCGCGTGGCACTTACTACATCCCCGGCATACCTCAGGACGAAGGCTGTCGCTGGATTGAAAAGGACGTCCCCGTTCATCCTTACACGCATGTGGGCCACACTTGGCTGCACATCTTCGCCGACGACCACGTGCTGGTGGTTCCGGCCATGCTGGCCCCGAACCATCCTGAATATCCCGGCGCAGGATTCCCTCACAAAAACTTCAACGAAGAAATTGGAATTGGCCGCGATGAATGA
- a CDS encoding alpha/beta fold hydrolase, which produces MRILAAALLACLPLTTLAADTYGPRLEGFDYPWPVKTFDLESQRQPLQMAYLDVPPAGTGVAGTVVLLHGKNFCAATWKDTITALSAAGYRVIAPDQIGFCKSSKPERYQYSFGQLAANTHALLAHLGLDAAQVDLVGHSMGGMLAARYALMYPQQLRRLALVNPIGLEDWKAKGVPWRSVDAWYAGELKTSFESIKKYQLDVYYNGDWTPAYAQWARMQSGMYDGPGKQAVAWSQALTSDMVFNQPVVYELPDIRVPTTLFIGQKDRTAIGRDLAPPALKATLGDYPALGKAAAAAIPGATLVTFDDLGHSPQVQAPARFNTALLKALSTAP; this is translated from the coding sequence ATGCGCATCCTGGCTGCCGCCCTGCTTGCCTGCCTGCCGCTGACCACGCTTGCCGCCGACACCTACGGCCCCCGCCTGGAGGGCTTCGACTACCCGTGGCCGGTCAAGACCTTCGACCTGGAATCGCAGCGGCAGCCGCTGCAGATGGCCTACCTGGATGTCCCCCCGGCCGGCACGGGTGTGGCGGGCACGGTGGTGCTGCTGCACGGCAAGAACTTCTGCGCGGCCACCTGGAAAGACACCATCACCGCGCTCAGCGCGGCCGGCTACCGGGTGATCGCGCCGGACCAGATCGGGTTCTGCAAATCCAGCAAGCCCGAGCGCTACCAGTACTCGTTCGGCCAACTGGCTGCCAACACGCATGCGCTGCTCGCCCACCTCGGCCTGGATGCGGCCCAGGTCGACCTGGTCGGCCATTCGATGGGCGGCATGCTGGCCGCGCGCTATGCGCTGATGTACCCGCAGCAGCTGCGCCGGCTGGCGCTGGTCAACCCGATCGGACTGGAAGACTGGAAAGCCAAGGGCGTGCCCTGGCGCAGCGTGGATGCATGGTATGCAGGCGAACTGAAGACCAGCTTCGAGAGCATCAAGAAGTACCAGCTGGACGTGTACTACAACGGCGACTGGACGCCGGCGTACGCGCAGTGGGCGCGCATGCAGTCAGGCATGTACGACGGCCCCGGAAAACAGGCGGTTGCCTGGAGCCAGGCTCTGACCTCGGACATGGTGTTCAACCAGCCGGTGGTCTACGAGCTGCCGGACATCCGCGTCCCCACCACGCTTTTCATCGGGCAGAAAGACCGCACCGCGATCGGCCGCGACCTGGCGCCGCCCGCCCTCAAGGCCACCCTCGGCGACTATCCCGCATTGGGCAAAGCCGCAGCAGCCGCCATCCCCGGTGCCACCTTGGTGACCTTCGACGACCTGGGCCATTCGCCTCAGGTGCAGGCGCCTGCACGGTTCAACACCGCGTTGCTGAAGGCGCTGTCCACCGCCCCCTGA
- a CDS encoding META domain-containing protein encodes MGRAAFWRAATGNEARHPLCTFLRIAARRAISGMTMKRQPALPLLLIAAVLTACAQTELTDPSVPDIWRTWPTAPEPPQPLLNTVWKLRDLPASDAHPAITLSPESHAGFIILEADGQHLTGYAGCQPMTALYHQQGARLKIDGLARIGSRCHKEKFNNVGDRFAAALSNATGYRLASDDALLHILNGDQVTATLIYRTPPKGHW; translated from the coding sequence ATGGGGCGCGCCGCGTTCTGGCGTGCGGCAACGGGCAATGAAGCGCGGCACCCGCTCTGCACCTTCCTCCGCATTGCCGCCCGGCGCGCAATTTCAGGAATGACCATGAAAAGACAACCTGCCCTGCCCCTGCTGCTCATCGCGGCCGTGCTGACTGCCTGCGCACAAACCGAATTGACAGACCCGTCAGTGCCCGATATCTGGAGAACCTGGCCAACCGCACCCGAACCGCCGCAACCGCTGTTGAACACGGTATGGAAGCTGCGCGATCTGCCGGCCAGCGACGCGCATCCGGCCATCACCCTCTCGCCCGAATCCCACGCCGGCTTCATCATCCTGGAAGCCGATGGCCAGCACCTCACCGGTTACGCCGGCTGCCAGCCGATGACCGCGCTGTACCACCAACAGGGCGCGCGGCTGAAGATCGACGGCCTGGCCCGCATCGGCTCGCGCTGCCACAAGGAGAAGTTCAACAACGTGGGGGACCGCTTCGCCGCCGCCCTGAGCAATGCCACTGGCTACCGGCTGGCGAGCGACGATGCGCTGCTCCATATCCTCAACGGCGATCAGGTCACCGCCACCCTGATCTATCGCACGCCACCCAAGGGTCACTGGTGA
- the metX gene encoding homoserine O-succinyltransferase MetX: MGFATAAAVATDAFAPISVPLDTSLHAVRGDIAAVLSMRHGGPRPVRLRYELVGRSDAPVVVLAGGISAHRHVAANADFPEKGWAEGLVAPGRSLDPTALRILAFDFIGADGALDLPIDTADQADALALLLDQLGIGQLHCLVGYSYGALVGQQFAVRHRQRLRKLVAVSGAHRPHPYAAAWRALQRRAVALGQLQCAESHGLALARQFAMLSYRTPEEFGDRFDTAPELVNGRVRVAAEDYLDAAGAQYVARTPVDAYLRLSESIDLHRVDPTAIQVPTVVVAVEGDRLVPLADCVGLVEGLGPRGSLRVLRSPYGHDAFLKETDRIDAILANAIHSPGETA, from the coding sequence ATGGGTTTCGCTACTGCCGCCGCTGTTGCCACCGACGCCTTCGCACCGATCAGCGTCCCGCTCGATACCAGCTTGCACGCCGTGCGCGGCGATATCGCCGCGGTGCTGTCGATGCGCCATGGCGGGCCGCGGCCGGTGCGCCTGCGCTATGAGCTGGTGGGCCGCAGCGATGCGCCGGTGGTGGTACTGGCCGGCGGCATCTCCGCGCACCGCCACGTGGCGGCCAATGCCGACTTCCCCGAGAAGGGTTGGGCCGAGGGCCTGGTCGCGCCCGGGCGCAGCCTGGATCCCACCGCCCTGCGCATTCTCGCCTTCGATTTCATCGGCGCCGACGGTGCGCTGGACCTGCCGATCGATACCGCCGACCAGGCCGATGCGCTGGCGTTGCTGCTCGACCAGCTCGGCATCGGCCAGCTGCACTGCCTGGTCGGTTACTCCTACGGTGCGCTGGTCGGCCAGCAGTTCGCGGTGCGCCATCGGCAGCGGCTGCGCAAGCTGGTGGCGGTCAGCGGCGCGCACCGCCCGCATCCCTATGCCGCCGCCTGGCGCGCGCTGCAGCGCCGCGCGGTCGCATTGGGCCAGCTGCAGTGCGCCGAAAGCCACGGGCTGGCGCTGGCCCGCCAGTTCGCCATGCTCAGCTACCGTACCCCGGAGGAGTTCGGCGACCGCTTCGACACCGCCCCGGAGCTGGTCAATGGCCGCGTGCGCGTGGCTGCCGAGGACTATCTGGACGCCGCCGGCGCGCAGTACGTGGCGCGCACCCCGGTGGACGCCTACCTGCGCCTGTCCGAATCGATCGACCTGCACCGCGTCGATCCCACCGCCATCCAGGTCCCCACCGTGGTGGTGGCCGTGGAAGGCGACCGCCTGGTGCCGCTGGCCGACTGCGTCGGCCTGGTCGAGGGACTGGGCCCGCGCGGCAGCCTGCGCGTGCTGCGCTCGCCCTACGGCCACGACGCCTTCCTGAAAGAAACCGATCGCATCGACGCGATCCTCGCCAACGCCATCCATTCCCCGGGAGAAACCGCATGA